A single window of Pontibacter actiniarum DNA harbors:
- a CDS encoding formate/nitrite transporter family protein has protein sequence MAEDKEAYAHEQVKEIVDSPSAQAIHDAIYKEAESELERPTSNLFWSGLAAGLSMSLSMIVEGVLEAYLPEAEWTVLVSSFGYSMGFVIVILGKQQLFTENTLTPILPLLHDKTTEKFVNVMRLWGVVLFANLLGTLLVALAVAHTFAFDPHVLDTFAKLGHKAMEPGFGTVLLRGVFAGWLIALMVWLLPYAGTARVWIIILVTYVVAIGHFSHVIAGSMETFTIAAMGETTWGNVLLNYTLPALIGNILGGVVLVAAINHLQISSGKKEGSPTQ, from the coding sequence ATGGCAGAGGATAAAGAAGCGTACGCCCATGAGCAGGTAAAAGAAATTGTAGACTCACCCTCTGCCCAGGCCATTCACGACGCCATCTACAAAGAGGCGGAGTCGGAGTTAGAGCGCCCTACGTCCAACTTGTTCTGGTCGGGCCTGGCGGCAGGCTTGTCCATGAGTTTGTCGATGATCGTGGAGGGTGTGCTGGAGGCGTACCTGCCGGAGGCGGAGTGGACGGTGCTGGTTTCGAGCTTCGGCTACAGCATGGGATTCGTGATCGTTATACTTGGCAAGCAACAGCTTTTTACAGAGAATACGCTTACACCCATCCTGCCGCTGCTACACGATAAAACGACGGAAAAGTTTGTGAACGTGATGCGGCTGTGGGGCGTGGTGCTGTTTGCCAATCTGCTGGGCACTTTGCTGGTCGCCCTGGCCGTAGCGCATACCTTTGCCTTCGATCCGCATGTACTCGATACCTTTGCCAAGCTTGGGCATAAGGCCATGGAGCCGGGTTTTGGCACCGTGTTACTGCGGGGTGTATTTGCCGGCTGGCTCATTGCCCTGATGGTCTGGCTTTTGCCTTACGCCGGAACAGCGCGGGTATGGATCATCATACTTGTTACCTACGTGGTGGCCATCGGTCACTTCAGCCACGTTATTGCCGGTTCCATGGAAACTTTTACGATTGCCGCCATGGGGGAAACTACATGGGGCAACGTGCTGCTGAACTATACTTTACCTGCCCTGATCGGGAACATTTTAGGCGGTGTGGTGCTGGTGGCTGCGATCAACCATTTGCAGATCAGTTCAGGAAAGAAAGAAGGGTCTCCCACACAGTAG
- a CDS encoding cell wall-binding repeat 2 family protein, protein MIRLRYIFALAILAVLSSCGKTEGPPGAGSLPLQNEANFTAYTVRLPGRTPEEQAILLTQTVYPATREDNAVGAIILVPQDEIIAFTAMQRITHMPVNAPLMYLTKDNHVSEATLREMKRLKPDGVLNDRRVDVYAVNVPEAEVNKVREILGYKVRTFYAKNPVQLAEILDRWQGALKSDHPDEVIMSALDHPDGMKHGIGAMGWNAHMGRGFAWVYRDSIPEATKRILERRSGDHGSYIYLTGGPDVISNKVAKELGRYGLVRRIFGENVYASNTVNAGYKDYGRNYGWWWNWEQRALGWGIAQAGHNFIIGNADNMLGMIPAAVLGHMGKHGPILLVAQDSVPQAVNKYLTMVKPFPTGPQETILNYAWIIGDTSTVSEATQREVDFLLSPFKNPKADKPLSEADTLQQK, encoded by the coding sequence ATGATTAGATTACGATATATATTCGCGCTTGCTATACTTGCTGTGCTCAGTTCCTGTGGCAAAACCGAGGGACCTCCTGGTGCCGGTAGCCTGCCATTGCAGAACGAGGCCAACTTTACGGCCTACACGGTAAGGCTTCCCGGCAGAACGCCCGAAGAGCAGGCTATACTTTTAACCCAGACTGTTTACCCTGCCACCCGCGAAGACAATGCGGTAGGGGCCATTATACTTGTTCCGCAGGATGAGATCATTGCCTTCACGGCGATGCAACGCATCACGCACATGCCTGTGAACGCGCCGCTGATGTACCTGACCAAAGACAACCACGTGTCCGAAGCTACCCTGCGCGAGATGAAGCGGTTGAAGCCGGACGGGGTGCTGAACGACAGGCGGGTTGATGTATACGCCGTAAACGTGCCGGAGGCAGAGGTGAACAAGGTTCGGGAAATTCTGGGCTACAAGGTCAGGACGTTTTATGCGAAGAACCCGGTACAGTTAGCCGAGATCCTGGACCGCTGGCAGGGTGCTCTGAAATCGGACCACCCGGATGAAGTGATCATGTCTGCCCTGGACCACCCGGATGGGATGAAGCACGGCATAGGGGCCATGGGCTGGAACGCGCACATGGGCAGGGGCTTTGCCTGGGTCTACAGAGACTCCATACCGGAGGCTACCAAACGCATACTGGAAAGGCGCTCCGGCGACCACGGCTCTTACATTTACCTGACAGGCGGCCCGGACGTGATATCAAATAAAGTAGCAAAGGAGTTAGGTCGCTACGGTTTGGTCAGGAGAATCTTTGGCGAAAATGTGTACGCATCGAACACCGTGAACGCGGGCTACAAAGACTATGGCCGCAACTACGGCTGGTGGTGGAACTGGGAGCAGCGAGCCCTGGGCTGGGGCATTGCGCAGGCCGGCCACAACTTCATCATCGGTAACGCAGACAACATGCTGGGCATGATTCCGGCGGCTGTACTGGGGCACATGGGCAAACACGGACCTATACTTCTGGTGGCGCAGGACAGCGTGCCCCAGGCCGTAAACAAATACCTGACTATGGTAAAACCTTTCCCGACAGGTCCGCAGGAAACCATCCTGAACTACGCCTGGATTATCGGCGACACTAGCACCGTATCAGAGGCTACGCAGCGGGAAGTGGATTTCCTGCTATCGCCGTTCAAGAATCCAAAGGCAGATAAACCGCTTTCAGAGGCAGATACACTACAACAGAAATGA
- a CDS encoding DUF4396 domain-containing protein has protein sequence MKWTYPVLTFLVVLILGLGLVNVLKEDLEVAPWTEKGAMEGRMIAHTKNVTRVVAQNATDLHEYLKTAIPYEEAKVADMAPSEKNWQEFVTQSIKVADDPRHVLVLPGGSKEALQWALPAIYYAFYYGSPVLFVENGQLTGQSAAQYRNLKAFIIGPDEFIPSDIEDNFEEAERVAGKDLTDHAIKIAEMRDEASEFGWGRVRNRRTGYFHYVVTTPKHALEGLAALPYAVSNNASLLYAGDEGGLPAALDRYVWSQRTDWMVSPSEGPFKHFWVVSNDLSYAAQGRMDLSIEKAAYASMGDISLGYMEALAIMLIVLGIASAIFVMIHSTYTLHMVHMPIKIAWAMTSLVLPVLGPILYLNAYRRPAYKDEKGMWHWLRPQNIQSAAATAMGFGYGAPTMIAVGFLFVWFGFPIFFPEWIEGPFFWLGAGMPIMMIAMYVLTVLIVVPMVQYPMKEMMMDMPKKKLAMMAFKTTAVSMAAVSLGMMTTAWWTMMYHIPMMPKEDDILWFGVMWLASFAGFLVAWPLNWLMIRSHLKPGNV, from the coding sequence ATGAAGTGGACATATCCGGTCCTGACTTTTTTGGTGGTGCTCATACTTGGGTTAGGCCTTGTGAATGTGCTGAAGGAAGACCTGGAAGTAGCTCCCTGGACGGAGAAAGGAGCCATGGAAGGGCGCATGATCGCCCACACCAAAAACGTGACCCGTGTGGTGGCCCAGAATGCTACCGACCTGCACGAGTACCTAAAAACAGCCATCCCCTACGAGGAGGCAAAAGTGGCGGACATGGCGCCGTCCGAAAAGAACTGGCAGGAGTTTGTAACGCAAAGTATAAAAGTAGCCGATGACCCGCGCCATGTGCTAGTGTTACCGGGCGGCAGTAAGGAGGCTTTACAATGGGCCCTGCCCGCCATCTACTACGCCTTCTACTATGGCTCACCGGTGCTGTTCGTCGAGAACGGCCAACTTACCGGGCAGAGCGCAGCGCAGTACCGCAACCTGAAAGCTTTTATCATTGGTCCGGATGAATTTATACCTTCTGACATAGAAGACAATTTTGAGGAAGCAGAACGGGTAGCGGGCAAAGACCTGACGGACCATGCCATAAAAATTGCGGAGATGCGCGACGAGGCGTCCGAGTTTGGCTGGGGCCGCGTGCGTAACCGCCGCACCGGTTACTTCCATTATGTAGTTACCACACCCAAACACGCCCTGGAAGGCCTGGCCGCCTTGCCGTATGCCGTCAGTAACAATGCTTCCCTGCTGTATGCCGGTGACGAAGGAGGCCTTCCCGCTGCCCTGGACCGCTACGTCTGGAGCCAGCGCACCGACTGGATGGTGTCGCCGTCGGAAGGACCTTTCAAGCACTTCTGGGTAGTAAGTAACGATTTGAGTTATGCCGCCCAGGGCCGTATGGACCTTTCGATCGAGAAAGCCGCTTATGCAAGTATGGGCGATATATCGCTAGGCTACATGGAGGCGCTGGCTATTATGCTCATCGTGCTGGGTATCGCTTCGGCCATTTTCGTGATGATCCACAGTACCTATACCTTGCACATGGTGCACATGCCGATCAAAATTGCCTGGGCCATGACGTCGCTGGTGCTGCCTGTACTCGGGCCTATTTTATACCTGAACGCTTACCGCCGCCCGGCCTACAAAGATGAAAAGGGCATGTGGCATTGGCTTCGTCCGCAGAATATACAGAGCGCCGCCGCTACGGCCATGGGCTTTGGCTACGGCGCGCCTACCATGATTGCGGTCGGGTTCCTGTTCGTGTGGTTCGGCTTTCCCATCTTCTTTCCGGAGTGGATAGAGGGGCCTTTCTTCTGGCTCGGAGCCGGTATGCCGATCATGATGATTGCCATGTACGTGCTGACGGTGCTTATTGTGGTGCCGATGGTGCAGTACCCGATGAAGGAAATGATGATGGACATGCCAAAGAAAAAGCTGGCAATGATGGCCTTTAAGACCACGGCGGTAAGTATGGCGGCCGTGAGTTTAGGCATGATGACAACCGCCTGGTGGACGATGATGTACCACATCCCGATGATGCCGAAGGAAGACGACATACTTTGGTTCGGGGTGATGTGGCTGGCTTCTTTTGCAGGTTTTCTGGTAGCGTGGCCGCTGAACTGGCTCATGATCCGCTCGCACTTAAAACCCGGAAACGTATGA
- a CDS encoding PQQ-dependent sugar dehydrogenase, with amino-acid sequence MIAADLVSPVFLTQPPNDERLFVVDQVGVIRVVKDGQLQPEPFLDLKNKIIDLKDEHEERGLLGLAFHPEFNSNGRFFVYYSAPLRRTAPNGFDHTSVVAEYMATGNNREKADPASEKVVMYVDQPYDNHNAGTLMFGPDGYLYVSLGDGGNKNDIGTGHVADWYKKNEGGNGQDVKQNLLGSILRIDVNSGSPYGIPSDNPFADGNKGMKETYAYGLRNPYRFSIDSETGMLIAGDAGQVLFEEIDVIKRGGNYGWNVKEGTSCFNAANNKEPLASCPEEDSLGNKFIDPVIEFKNTMSFPQEGLGIVCIGGYVYRGENYEGLDGNYLFGVWTQHHEKPDGAVFAAQVSGETGPWQYRKLYFKDRPNNAFGHYLLSFGQDNKGEVYLLSTDEEGPTGKTGKVYRLE; translated from the coding sequence ATGATTGCCGCTGATCTGGTCTCCCCGGTGTTCCTGACGCAACCACCTAACGACGAGCGGCTTTTTGTGGTAGACCAGGTAGGTGTGATAAGAGTGGTGAAAGACGGACAGCTACAACCGGAGCCATTTCTGGATCTGAAAAATAAGATCATCGATCTAAAGGACGAGCATGAAGAACGGGGGCTGCTGGGCTTGGCCTTTCACCCGGAGTTTAACAGCAACGGAAGGTTCTTTGTGTACTACAGTGCTCCCCTGCGCAGGACGGCTCCCAACGGCTTCGATCATACCAGCGTGGTGGCAGAATACATGGCAACAGGAAACAACCGCGAAAAAGCCGACCCAGCCTCCGAAAAAGTGGTCATGTACGTGGATCAACCATACGATAACCACAACGCGGGTACCCTAATGTTCGGCCCGGACGGATACCTATACGTCAGCCTGGGCGACGGGGGCAACAAAAACGACATCGGCACGGGCCACGTAGCGGACTGGTATAAGAAAAACGAAGGCGGTAACGGGCAGGACGTGAAGCAGAACCTGTTGGGCAGCATCCTGCGCATCGACGTGAACAGCGGCTCTCCTTACGGCATCCCTTCCGATAACCCCTTTGCCGACGGCAACAAAGGCATGAAAGAAACTTACGCCTACGGCCTGCGAAACCCCTACCGCTTTTCCATCGACAGCGAAACGGGCATGCTGATAGCCGGAGATGCGGGGCAGGTGCTGTTTGAGGAAATAGACGTGATCAAAAGAGGAGGCAACTACGGCTGGAACGTGAAGGAAGGCACCTCCTGCTTTAACGCAGCCAACAACAAGGAGCCGTTGGCAAGCTGCCCTGAGGAAGACAGTTTGGGCAACAAGTTCATAGATCCCGTCATAGAGTTCAAGAACACCATGAGTTTTCCGCAGGAGGGCTTGGGTATTGTGTGTATTGGCGGCTACGTGTACCGGGGCGAGAACTACGAAGGGCTTGACGGCAACTACCTGTTCGGCGTCTGGACGCAACACCACGAAAAGCCTGACGGTGCTGTTTTCGCAGCACAAGTATCAGGAGAAACAGGTCCGTGGCAGTACAGAAAATTATACTTCAAAGACAGGCCTAATAATGCTTTCGGGCATTACCTCTTAAGCTTCGGCCAGGACAACAAGGGCGAGGTCTACTTACTAAGTACTGATGAAGAAGGACCTACCGGGAAAACGGGTAAAGTATACCGCCTGGAGTAG
- a CDS encoding DsbA family oxidoreductase: MTEIENNLKHKKEAGSVEVEYYTDPLCCWIWAMEPQWRRLRFEYRGRIRWRYRMGGLIPNWDSYRDPMNSVSRPLQMGPLWLEAKYKSGMPVKERVWYENPPKSSYPACIAVKAAELQSAVAAEAYLRRVREAVMLHGKDISDWKVLQQVGEKLGKEHQGLMDVNRLQQDMGSKTAREAFEVDLQKVRLHGISRFPAITMKREGTDEGILIVGYRPYEALEEALHRVAPELQPVSHTPDETEYRRYWSGATEREVEEALKPAQHQHVP, from the coding sequence ATGACAGAAATCGAGAATAATCTAAAACATAAAAAAGAGGCGGGGTCGGTGGAGGTAGAGTACTACACCGACCCTCTTTGCTGTTGGATCTGGGCCATGGAGCCGCAGTGGCGACGGCTGCGCTTCGAGTACAGGGGCCGCATCAGGTGGCGCTACCGCATGGGTGGCCTTATTCCTAATTGGGACAGCTACCGCGACCCTATGAACTCGGTAAGCCGGCCACTGCAGATGGGGCCTTTATGGCTGGAGGCGAAGTATAAATCCGGGATGCCGGTAAAAGAGCGGGTGTGGTACGAAAATCCGCCAAAGTCTTCTTACCCTGCCTGCATTGCCGTAAAGGCGGCCGAGTTGCAGTCGGCGGTGGCGGCAGAGGCCTACCTGCGCAGGGTGCGCGAGGCTGTAATGTTGCACGGCAAAGATATTTCTGACTGGAAAGTGCTGCAACAGGTGGGGGAGAAGCTTGGCAAAGAACACCAGGGCTTAATGGATGTAAACAGGCTTCAGCAAGACATGGGCAGCAAAACTGCCAGAGAAGCTTTTGAAGTAGATTTACAAAAAGTGCGCCTGCATGGCATCAGCCGCTTTCCGGCCATTACCATGAAGCGGGAGGGAACAGACGAAGGCATCCTGATTGTGGGGTACCGGCCATACGAGGCATTGGAGGAGGCTTTACATCGGGTGGCACCAGAACTGCAGCCTGTATCTCATACCCCCGATGAAACGGAGTACAGGAGGTACTGGAGCGGTGCCACAGAAAGAGAAGTGGAGGAGGCCCTGAAACCTGCACAGCATCAGCATGTACCCTAA
- a CDS encoding manganese catalase family protein has translation MFYHVKELQFNARVSKPDPAFASLLLEQFGGPNGELAAAMQYFTQAFAMRQPHPDKYDMLMDIATEEFSHLEIVGATIQMLLGPINGELKDAADKAEIMQLLDGKDKKESFIHSAMMNPQLLVLSGGGPTVTNSQGVPWSGTYVNANGDPTVDLRSNIAAESRAKIVYEYLMQFTDDPYVKETLNFLMTREVAHHQMFEAALSTIQPNFPPGVLQGDPRYSNSYFNLSNGADAKGPWNEGKSPGLGETWQYVEDPFKHVVESNGMVDHGPRGTDRTQESVEKKDKEMSKERSQQVKKAVPSGENQWCEYPQNGQ, from the coding sequence ATGTTTTATCACGTAAAAGAGCTACAGTTTAACGCACGCGTCTCTAAGCCGGACCCCGCCTTCGCCAGTCTGCTGTTGGAGCAGTTTGGGGGGCCTAACGGCGAGCTGGCCGCAGCGATGCAGTACTTCACGCAGGCTTTTGCCATGCGACAGCCCCACCCCGATAAGTATGACATGCTGATGGACATTGCCACTGAGGAGTTCAGTCACCTCGAGATTGTGGGCGCCACCATCCAGATGTTGCTTGGCCCCATCAACGGAGAGTTGAAGGATGCCGCAGACAAGGCAGAGATCATGCAGCTGCTGGACGGCAAAGATAAGAAGGAGAGCTTCATTCATAGCGCCATGATGAACCCGCAACTCCTGGTGCTGAGTGGCGGCGGACCTACGGTAACCAACAGCCAGGGCGTGCCGTGGTCAGGCACTTACGTTAATGCAAACGGAGACCCTACCGTGGATCTGCGCTCTAACATTGCGGCGGAGTCTCGGGCCAAGATTGTGTATGAGTACCTGATGCAGTTTACCGACGACCCATACGTAAAAGAAACGCTAAACTTCCTGATGACGCGCGAGGTGGCCCACCACCAAATGTTTGAGGCTGCCCTAAGCACTATACAGCCAAACTTCCCGCCAGGGGTGCTGCAGGGCGACCCGCGCTACAGCAACAGCTACTTCAACCTAAGCAACGGTGCCGACGCCAAAGGACCCTGGAACGAGGGCAAGAGTCCTGGTTTAGGTGAGACCTGGCAGTACGTGGAAGACCCCTTCAAACACGTGGTAGAGTCTAATGGCATGGTGGACCACGGCCCAAGAGGAACAGACCGTACCCAGGAGAGCGTGGAGAAGAAAGACAAGGAAATGAGCAAAGAACGCAGCCAACAGGTTAAGAAAGCCGTACCAAGCGGTGAAAACCAATGGTGCGAGTACCCTCAGAACGGCCAGTAA
- a CDS encoding site-specific DNA-methyltransferase has translation MPTLHWIGKEKVVNHHRDVPFRVLEPAYTFITEQQTAPAAAANKIIHGDNLEALKALLPEYEGKVKCIYIDPPYNTGNESWVYNDNVNDPKIQRWLQQVVGKEGEDLTRHDKWLCMMYPRLKLLHKLLASDGAIFISIDDNAQGFLRPLVDEVFGVGNFVTNIIWEKADSPRNSARQFSTDHDYIMVYSKNTDWVPNRLPRDEASNSIYSNPDKDPRGPWLPGDPYANKPYSKGLYTIEGPTGRSFSPPQGRFWRISEEKLRDLDKDGRIWWGPNGSARPSIKRYLSEVSDLVPRTLWKKDEVGSNRTSKNEINLLFPESASFDTPKPSLLIERILRLATDKESIILDSFAGSGTTAHAVLNLNKEDGGNRRFILVEMEDYAEGITAERVKRVMQGYGEGSKAVAGTGGDFTYYTLGPCLFDEENNLNEAVGLERMRQYIWYSETRSPYPAPVAGSDTYFLGSLHHTAYYFVYEPNQITNLDYDFLATVTHKAEQYVMYADNCLLPKELLQKYNIVFKKIPRDISRF, from the coding sequence ATGCCTACGCTCCACTGGATTGGAAAAGAAAAAGTAGTGAACCACCACCGCGACGTGCCCTTCAGGGTGCTGGAGCCTGCCTATACTTTCATCACCGAACAGCAAACTGCACCCGCCGCAGCCGCAAACAAGATCATACACGGTGATAACCTGGAGGCGCTAAAGGCGCTGCTGCCGGAGTATGAGGGCAAGGTGAAGTGCATTTACATCGACCCGCCTTATAATACCGGCAACGAGAGCTGGGTGTACAACGACAATGTAAACGACCCTAAGATACAGCGGTGGCTGCAGCAGGTGGTGGGCAAAGAAGGCGAGGACCTGACCCGCCATGACAAATGGCTCTGTATGATGTACCCGCGCCTGAAGCTGCTGCACAAGTTGCTGGCTAGTGATGGTGCCATTTTCATCTCCATTGATGATAATGCACAAGGTTTTCTAAGACCTCTAGTGGACGAAGTGTTTGGCGTTGGCAACTTCGTTACTAACATCATATGGGAGAAAGCGGACTCCCCCCGCAATTCGGCTCGGCAGTTCTCTACTGACCATGATTATATCATGGTTTATTCTAAAAATACTGATTGGGTACCTAACAGACTTCCAAGGGATGAAGCCTCTAACTCCATTTATTCTAACCCAGACAAAGACCCAAGGGGCCCTTGGCTGCCAGGTGACCCGTATGCTAACAAACCTTACTCTAAGGGCTTGTATACCATTGAGGGACCGACTGGTAGGTCTTTTTCTCCTCCGCAGGGAAGGTTCTGGCGTATCTCGGAAGAGAAGTTGCGAGACTTAGACAAAGACGGTAGGATATGGTGGGGACCAAACGGAAGCGCTAGACCAAGTATAAAGCGTTACCTGTCTGAAGTTTCAGACCTTGTGCCGCGTACTTTGTGGAAGAAAGATGAGGTAGGAAGCAACAGAACTTCAAAGAATGAAATTAATCTTCTCTTTCCTGAGTCAGCTTCATTTGATACTCCTAAGCCTAGCCTGTTGATAGAACGGATTCTAAGGCTTGCTACCGACAAAGAATCTATCATCCTTGACAGCTTCGCGGGCTCCGGCACCACCGCCCATGCCGTGCTGAACCTGAACAAGGAGGATGGCGGGAACCGCAGGTTTATACTGGTGGAGATGGAAGACTATGCCGAAGGTATAACCGCCGAGCGCGTGAAGCGTGTAATGCAGGGTTATGGCGAAGGCAGTAAAGCAGTAGCAGGCACAGGCGGCGACTTTACCTATTATACATTAGGCCCGTGCTTGTTTGATGAGGAGAACAACCTGAACGAGGCGGTAGGGCTGGAGCGCATGCGGCAATACATCTGGTATTCCGAAACCCGCAGCCCCTACCCTGCCCCTGTCGCTGGCTCCGATACATACTTTTTGGGCAGCCTGCACCACACCGCCTACTATTTTGTGTACGAGCCCAACCAGATCACCAACCTGGACTATGACTTCCTGGCCACCGTCACGCACAAGGCAGAGCAGTATGTGATGTATGCCGATAACTGCCTGCTGCCCAAAGAGCTGTTGCAGAAGTATAACATCGTTTTCAAAAAGATACCGAGAGATATTTCAAGGTTTTAA
- a CDS encoding DEAD/DEAH box helicase: protein MELKTYQQQVIQDLESFLEYTQQHKLVGEAFNRYWEDKIGPYNPLTGQGMRPYKNNVPGAASICIKVPTAGGKTFIACNALSTIFRAFPVEKPKAVVWLVPWSNLLDQTVKNLSDPDHPYRQKLDTLFNHRVEVYKKDDLLQGANFNPTVVQEQLTIIVMSFASLRARRKEDRKVYQENGQLAQFAQHYKDTSHLLDNTDETALINVIRSLNPVVVVDESHNAESDLSVDMLQALNPSFLLDLTATPKENSNIISMVPAIELKKEHMVKLPVIVYNHHDKTEVVNSALHLQQNLEQLAKEQHKNGGRYIRPIVLFQAQPRTGEENTTFDKLKQQLLKLGIPKEQIKIKTANKDELKGVDLMSEKCPVRFIITINALKEGWDCPFAYILASLADKSSAVDVEQILGRVLRQPYVMKHSHPLLNVSYVLTASAKFNETLQNIVKGLQASGFSSKDYRHKDALPEAPKPEETPQQSLNKAFFPEEYPETPNEDEIDTGRISYSLDTPLPPTASSSVISQIEQMAVQQVAETEQRIKEQEKSNTDNIFSEMGEKVQRYQMRDAFAETAQQIVLPQFFLEVPTSSIFDMETGAALLNQEVLLKGFRLSDEDTKVAFDSISSDMYKVDLHEAKKDDFTPSFAKIEQQQVKDPIAEYILAKPKESQVKDIGHQIMQLIGNMYPIAEQEVKIYVERILSKLTTEQLRDFLSRKYSYTDKIKKKIRSLADAYAEQRFNEQLKIGKITAAANWKFPVTLVPGALGAPVASSLYEREGSMSNFEQSSIMEFSSLPNVLFWHRNLVRGKGFAINGFKSNHYPDFILYTKSGRVILLETKGDDRDNSDSEAKCRLGNQWAQLAGSGYNYFMVFESKAIEGAYNLNKAKELIGQL, encoded by the coding sequence ATGGAGTTAAAGACATATCAGCAGCAGGTAATACAGGACCTTGAATCCTTTTTAGAGTACACCCAGCAGCATAAGCTGGTTGGGGAGGCCTTCAATAGGTATTGGGAGGACAAAATTGGGCCGTACAACCCGCTAACGGGCCAAGGTATGCGCCCCTACAAAAATAATGTACCGGGGGCGGCCAGCATTTGCATTAAAGTGCCCACCGCTGGTGGCAAAACCTTTATTGCCTGCAATGCCCTGAGCACCATTTTCAGGGCCTTCCCAGTAGAAAAGCCCAAAGCGGTGGTATGGCTGGTTCCGTGGAGCAACCTGCTGGACCAGACGGTAAAGAACCTTAGTGACCCGGATCACCCTTACCGCCAAAAGCTGGATACGCTCTTCAACCACCGCGTAGAGGTGTACAAGAAAGACGACCTGCTGCAGGGGGCTAACTTCAACCCGACGGTGGTGCAGGAGCAGCTCACCATCATCGTCATGAGCTTTGCCAGCCTGCGTGCCCGCCGCAAGGAGGACCGCAAAGTATACCAGGAAAACGGGCAACTGGCGCAGTTCGCACAACACTATAAAGACACCTCTCACCTGCTGGACAATACAGACGAGACGGCGCTGATCAACGTGATCCGTAGCCTGAACCCTGTGGTAGTGGTAGATGAAAGCCACAATGCCGAAAGCGACCTGAGTGTGGATATGCTGCAGGCCCTGAATCCGTCTTTCCTGCTGGACCTTACCGCCACGCCAAAGGAGAACAGCAATATCATCAGCATGGTGCCTGCTATTGAGCTGAAGAAAGAGCACATGGTAAAGTTGCCTGTCATCGTGTACAACCACCACGACAAAACGGAGGTGGTGAACAGCGCCTTGCACCTGCAGCAGAACCTGGAGCAGCTGGCCAAAGAGCAGCACAAAAACGGAGGCCGCTACATACGGCCTATCGTGCTGTTCCAGGCGCAGCCGCGCACCGGCGAAGAGAATACCACCTTCGATAAACTGAAGCAGCAACTGCTCAAACTAGGCATTCCGAAGGAGCAGATCAAGATAAAAACAGCAAACAAAGACGAGCTGAAGGGCGTGGATCTGATGTCGGAGAAATGCCCAGTTCGCTTCATCATTACTATAAACGCCCTAAAAGAAGGCTGGGACTGCCCCTTTGCCTACATACTAGCATCCCTGGCCGACAAGTCCTCGGCAGTGGATGTGGAGCAGATACTGGGTCGGGTGCTGCGCCAGCCCTATGTGATGAAACACAGTCACCCCTTGCTGAACGTGTCCTACGTGCTCACAGCCTCAGCCAAGTTTAACGAAACGCTGCAGAATATTGTAAAAGGGCTGCAGGCATCTGGTTTCAGCAGCAAAGACTACCGCCATAAGGATGCACTGCCGGAGGCACCAAAGCCAGAGGAAACGCCTCAGCAATCGCTGAACAAGGCATTCTTCCCAGAGGAGTACCCGGAGACACCCAATGAGGACGAGATCGACACCGGTCGCATTAGCTATAGCCTTGATACTCCTTTACCTCCTACTGCCTCCTCTTCCGTCATTTCACAGATCGAGCAAATGGCTGTGCAGCAGGTTGCTGAAACAGAGCAGCGGATAAAGGAACAAGAGAAATCGAATACTGACAACATCTTTTCTGAAATGGGTGAAAAAGTACAGCGTTACCAGATGCGGGATGCCTTTGCAGAAACGGCACAGCAGATAGTCTTGCCGCAGTTTTTCCTGGAAGTACCCACCAGCTCTATTTTCGATATGGAAACAGGTGCTGCCCTACTTAATCAGGAGGTGCTGTTAAAAGGTTTCCGGCTTTCCGATGAGGATACTAAAGTAGCGTTTGACAGCATCTCATCGGATATGTACAAGGTGGATCTGCATGAGGCCAAGAAGGATGACTTCACACCGTCTTTCGCGAAGATTGAGCAGCAACAGGTAAAGGATCCCATTGCCGAGTACATTCTGGCAAAGCCTAAGGAGAGCCAGGTAAAAGACATTGGTCACCAGATCATGCAGCTTATCGGCAACATGTACCCTATCGCTGAGCAGGAGGTAAAAATCTACGTGGAGCGGATTCTTTCCAAGCTAACAACCGAACAGCTTCGGGATTTCCTGTCGCGCAAGTATAGCTACACCGATAAGATAAAGAAGAAGATCCGATCACTGGCTGACGCCTATGCAGAACAGCGCTTTAATGAGCAGCTGAAGATTGGAAAAATTACAGCAGCTGCAAACTGGAAGTTTCCTGTGACTTTGGTGCCCGGTGCCCTGGGTGCGCCGGTTGCCAGCTCACTTTATGAGCGCGAAGGCAGCATGAGTAACTTTGAGCAGAGCAGCATTATGGAATTTTCTAGTCTGCCAAATGTGCTGTTCTGGCACCGAAATTTGGTGCGGGGCAAAGGCTTTGCCATAAACGGGTTTAAATCAAACCATTACCCTGATTTTATACTTTACACGAAGTCTGGAAGGGTAATACTTTTGGAAACGAAGGGAGATGATCGGGATAATTCAGACAGCGAGGCCAAATGCCGTTTAGGCAATCAGTGGGCACAACTGGCTGGTTCTGGCTATAACTATTTTATGGTTTTTGAGAGTAAAGCTATAGAGGGAGCTTACAACCTGAATAAGGCTAAGGAGCTGATAGGGCAGCTGTAA